From a single Chlorocebus sabaeus isolate Y175 chromosome X, mChlSab1.0.hap1, whole genome shotgun sequence genomic region:
- the KCNE5 gene encoding potassium voltage-gated channel subfamily E regulatory beta subunit 5 — protein MNCSESQRLRTLLSRLLLELHHRGNASGLGAGPGPSMGMGVVPDPFLGREVTSAKGDDAYLYILLIMIFYACLAGGLILAYTRSRKLVEAKDEPSQASAEHEWAPGGALAADAETAADSPAEGCRQLAPGGLPALAQGAERV, from the coding sequence ATGAACTGCAGCGAGAGCCAGAGGCTGCGAACCCTTCTGAGCCGCCTGTTGCTCGAGCTGCACCATCGGGGTAACGCCAGCGGCTTGGGCGCAGGCCCTGGCCCCAGCATGGGCATGGGGGTCGTGCCTGACCCTTTCCTGGGCCGCGAAGTGACCAGCGCCAAGGGCGACGACGCCTATCTCTACATTCTGCTCATCATGATCTTCTACGCCTGCTTGGCCGGAGGCCTCATCCTGGCCTACACCCGCTCCCGTAAGCTCGTCGAGGCCAAGGACGAGCCGTCCCAGGCTAGCGCCGAGCACGAATGGGCCCCAGGAGGCGCCCTGGCCGCCGACGCCGAGACTGCCGCGGACTCCCCGGCCGAGGGCTGCCGCCAGCTTGCCCCCGGGGGGCTGCCTGCCCTGGCCCAGGGGGCTGAGCGGGTCTAA